Proteins co-encoded in one Pseudoliparis swirei isolate HS2019 ecotype Mariana Trench chromosome 7, NWPU_hadal_v1, whole genome shotgun sequence genomic window:
- the LOC130196790 gene encoding kazal-type serine protease inhibitor domain-containing protein 1-like: MPGLSGLVLLALCLNLHTCRVLPDQLPGLSTAPPGRVPLPDPLGGCGPCEPDLCPQTRGCRAGLVPDPCGCCTECGNLERQTCDQGDRSIFYGLCGTGMRCLADPRGGGGGAEEEQEEQEEALCVCEDQKVVCGADGVTYMNMCQFKEAAFSRPDLQTRGRGPCKTAPVIKVPPLSQVNRTGSLLVFLCEVFAFPMALVEWRKEGGATVLPGDDPHLSVQSRGGPLKFEVSSWLQIEGAEPEDSGTYRCVARNNMGSVSATAVLGVLGAEELSSYLANSVSEMKHLMNYDQDLY, translated from the exons ATGCCGGGTCTGAGCGGACTGGTCCTCCTGGCTCTCTGTCTAAACCTCCACACATGCCGGGTCCTCCCCGACCAGCTGCCCGGCCTCAGCACCGCGCCGCCCGGCAGAGTCCCGCTCCCCGACCCGCTGGGGGGCTGCGGGCCGTGTGAGCCGGACCTGTGCCCGCAGACCCGCGGCTGTAGGGCCGGGCTGGTGCCGGACCCCTGCGGCTGCTGCACGGAGTGCGGCAACCTGGAGAGGCAGACCTGCGACCAGGGGGACCGCAGCATCTTCTACGGGCTTTGCGGGACCGGGATGCGGTGTCTGGCGGACccgcggggaggaggagggggggcagaggaggagcaggaggagcaagaggaggcgctgtgtgtatgtgaggacCAGAAGGTGGTCTGTGGCGCTGATGGAGTCACTTACATGAACATGTGTCAGTTCAAAGAGGCCGCCTTCTCCagaccagacctccagaccagagggagggggccCTGTAAGACCG cCCCGGTTATCAAGGTGCCCcccctcagccaggtgaaccgGACCGGCAGCCTGCTGGTCTTCCTGTGTGAGGTGTTTGCGTTCCCGATGGCGTTGGTGGAGTGGAGGAAAGAAGGCGGAGCCACGGTGCTGCCCGGGGACGACCCCCACCTCTCGGTCCAG TCCCGAGGCGGTCCCTTGAAATTCGAGGTCTCCAGTTGGCTGCAGatcgagggggcggagccagaggacTCGGGGACCTATCGCTGCGTCGCTCGCAATAACATGGGCTCAGTGTCGGCCACCGCTGTGCTGGGGGTACTGGGAGCAG aggAGCTGTCATCCTACCTGGCCAATAGCGTGTCAGAGATGAAGCACCTGATGAACTACGATCAGGACCTTTACTGA
- the ciz1b gene encoding cdkn1a interacting zinc finger protein 1b isoform X1: MSKVNMVRQQGRPDRCFVPTAQSSVAWVRVPVESAHGRQQADGSTTTEEERGERPEGGPGETKRSRLDGTEEAAALTNRERAPGPCGQPAEALRSRLSPPVQQAAELRDDSRAAETVRSLKVTIQQSSESREFRQTGDRQTGGLHCHVCDLTCRSLQVFQEHMTESEHLRKLKEMTHSICLNTHTLQDRGRRPDAQRWCDTCQTHFSDDIIIHRRTKQHKVCKQLCRPFCPVCTRHFRTPRKFVEHMKSAEHKEQVQLEEELITVDAVGCFKEDEEEEEVLEQEEKNKVLLVEENKEVLEEEVEEEIAEEDGGGGKEEEKETEDQPTNEAADTQETDSEEYDPETTYGSRFVLPVSGFFCQLCNKFFYKETTARRTHCRTHTHYQNLQGHRARRRREDRSALL, from the exons ATGTCAAAGGTCAACATGGTCAGGCAGCAGGGGCGGCCGGACAG GTGCTTCGTACCTACGGCACAGAGCAGCGTGGCGTGGGTTCGAGTCCCGGTCGAGTCGGCACACGGCAGGCAGCAGGCCGACGGCTCcaccaccacagaagaagagagaggagagagaccagAGGGAGGGCCAGGAGAGACCAAGAGGTCGAGACTGGACGG GACTGAAGAGGCTGCAGCTCTGACCAATAGAGAGAGAGCCCCAGGGCCATGTGGTCaaccagcag agGCCCTCAGGTCCAGGCTGTCTCCCCCCGTCCAGCAGGCAGCAGAACTCCGTGATGACAGCAGAGCAGCTGag actgtgaggtcactgaagGTCACCATCCAGCAGAGCAGTGAGAGCAGAGagttcagacagacaggtgacagacagacaggtggactcCACTGTCACGTCTGTGACCTCACTTGTCGCTCTCTGCAG gtaTTTCAGGAACACATGACCGAATCAGAACACCTGAGGAAACTGAAGGAGATGACACACTCCATctgcctcaacacacacacactgcaggacag ggggcgtcgGCCTGATGCTCAGCGCTGGTGTGACACCTGTCAGACTCACTtcagcgatgacatcatcatccatCGACGGACTAAACAGCACAAG gtgtgtaaGCAGCTGTGTCGTCCCTTCTGTCCGGTCTGCACACGTCACTTCAGGACGCCCCGAAAGTTTGTGGAGCACATGAAGTCTGCAGAGCACAAGgagcag gtccagctggaggaggagctgatcaCTGTGGATGCTGTTGGCTGCTttaaggaggacgaggaggaggaggaggtgttagAGCAAGAGGAGAAAAATAAGGTGTTGTTAGTGGAGGAGAATAAAGAGGTGttagaggaagaggtggaggaggagatagcTGAAGAAGATGGtggtggaggaaaagaagaggagaaggagacagaggaccaACCGACCAATGAG GCAGCTGACACCCAGGAAACTGACTCAGAGGAATacgaccctgagaccacatatg GAAGTCGTTTCGTTCTTCCTGTTTCTGGTTTCTTTTGCCAACTTTGTAACAAGTTCTTCTACAAAGAGACGACGGCTCGACGCACAcactgcaggacacacacacactaccagaacctgcag GGCCACAGAGCTCggaggaggcgtgaggaccgATCTGCTCTCTTGTGA
- the ciz1b gene encoding cdkn1a interacting zinc finger protein 1b isoform X2 — MSKVNMVRQQGRPDRCFVPTAQSSVAWVRVPVESAHGRQQADGSTTTEEERGERPEGGPGETKRTEEAAALTNRERAPGPCGQPAEALRSRLSPPVQQAAELRDDSRAAETVRSLKVTIQQSSESREFRQTGDRQTGGLHCHVCDLTCRSLQVFQEHMTESEHLRKLKEMTHSICLNTHTLQDRGRRPDAQRWCDTCQTHFSDDIIIHRRTKQHKVCKQLCRPFCPVCTRHFRTPRKFVEHMKSAEHKEQVQLEEELITVDAVGCFKEDEEEEEVLEQEEKNKVLLVEENKEVLEEEVEEEIAEEDGGGGKEEEKETEDQPTNEAADTQETDSEEYDPETTYGSRFVLPVSGFFCQLCNKFFYKETTARRTHCRTHTHYQNLQGHRARRRREDRSALL, encoded by the exons ATGTCAAAGGTCAACATGGTCAGGCAGCAGGGGCGGCCGGACAG GTGCTTCGTACCTACGGCACAGAGCAGCGTGGCGTGGGTTCGAGTCCCGGTCGAGTCGGCACACGGCAGGCAGCAGGCCGACGGCTCcaccaccacagaagaagagagaggagagagaccagAGGGAGGGCCAGGAGAGACCAAGAG GACTGAAGAGGCTGCAGCTCTGACCAATAGAGAGAGAGCCCCAGGGCCATGTGGTCaaccagcag agGCCCTCAGGTCCAGGCTGTCTCCCCCCGTCCAGCAGGCAGCAGAACTCCGTGATGACAGCAGAGCAGCTGag actgtgaggtcactgaagGTCACCATCCAGCAGAGCAGTGAGAGCAGAGagttcagacagacaggtgacagacagacaggtggactcCACTGTCACGTCTGTGACCTCACTTGTCGCTCTCTGCAG gtaTTTCAGGAACACATGACCGAATCAGAACACCTGAGGAAACTGAAGGAGATGACACACTCCATctgcctcaacacacacacactgcaggacag ggggcgtcgGCCTGATGCTCAGCGCTGGTGTGACACCTGTCAGACTCACTtcagcgatgacatcatcatccatCGACGGACTAAACAGCACAAG gtgtgtaaGCAGCTGTGTCGTCCCTTCTGTCCGGTCTGCACACGTCACTTCAGGACGCCCCGAAAGTTTGTGGAGCACATGAAGTCTGCAGAGCACAAGgagcag gtccagctggaggaggagctgatcaCTGTGGATGCTGTTGGCTGCTttaaggaggacgaggaggaggaggaggtgttagAGCAAGAGGAGAAAAATAAGGTGTTGTTAGTGGAGGAGAATAAAGAGGTGttagaggaagaggtggaggaggagatagcTGAAGAAGATGGtggtggaggaaaagaagaggagaaggagacagaggaccaACCGACCAATGAG GCAGCTGACACCCAGGAAACTGACTCAGAGGAATacgaccctgagaccacatatg GAAGTCGTTTCGTTCTTCCTGTTTCTGGTTTCTTTTGCCAACTTTGTAACAAGTTCTTCTACAAAGAGACGACGGCTCGACGCACAcactgcaggacacacacacactaccagaacctgcag GGCCACAGAGCTCggaggaggcgtgaggaccgATCTGCTCTCTTGTGA